The Deltaproteobacteria bacterium CG11_big_fil_rev_8_21_14_0_20_42_23 genome segment TCTTGCTGCCATTATGGGTGCCATTGCCAGTGTGTTGGGTGTCTTGGTTGGTTTCTTCATTCCCTTTGTTTTGCTTGCGGCGCTTGGAGTTTGGGTTGTTTGTTTGCTGAAGGCTTATCAAGGCCAGCGTTGGCGTCTTCCTATTATTGGTGATATTGCAGCAAAGCAGGTTGGGCTGGACTAAATGCTTCCGAGAAAGTGGATCCTCTTTTTTATTACGCCTCTTGGTGTGCATTTTCTTCTGTCTTGCTTCGTTCCAGCATATTCACTTTGCCTTTTGCATCAGTATGCTCATGTAAGCTGTCCAGCATGTAATATGACAAGTGCCCTTATCCTGTTGATAACAGGGCGTTTCCGGGAAAGTGCTGTTGCAAATCCCTTTTTAGTGCCAGTGCTTCTTTTTCTCTTTTTTGCTTTTATTGTAGCCATTTTTAAATTACGGGTTCCGCATTGGATTCAGTTTGTTCTTCTCTTTGTTCTTCTTGTGCCATTTTTGGTAACTTGGGGAGGAAAGATTTTCGTTGTTTTTTAGAGGAGGAAGTATGGATGTAAAAACATTTCTAGAAGAAAAAGTGTTAACGAAACTGAACGAAAATCCAGATTTGATTGAAACCATTTCAGCACCAGTTGCTCTCAAATTAGATGATGATGCTCAAATGTGGATTGTAGATTGCACTCGTCATCCAGCAACTCTTGTGCAAGGCGATGCTGTAAATGCTGTTGCCACCATCCTTATGGATACCGCAACGTTTGAATCGTTGGCAGCAGGATCACTTGATCCACAAATGGCATTTATGATGGGCAAGGTAAAAGTGGATGGTGATTTGGGAAAAGCCATTAAATTTGGAGCTGTCCTTACCTAAGTGTAAAGTAAAGAAATATGAAAATTGCATTAGGCCAAATAAATACAACCGTTGCTGATTTTTCTGGAAACAAAGCGAAGATAATCAGCTGCATTCGCAAAGCGGAAAAGGAAAAAGTAGATCTTCTTCTTTTCCCTGAGCTTTGTGTTTGCGGTTATCCACCAAGAGATCTTTTGGAAAGAGAATCCTTTCTTCACAAATGTTATGAAGTGATAGAAGAGTTGAAGCAACTTAAGTCCGACGTTGCGCTTCTTATTGGCGCGCCGGAAAAAAATACATCTTTCAAAGGAAGACATCTTTTTAATAGCGCTTTTCTGCTTCATCGCGGCGAGCAACTTTTTGTGCAGCGCAAATCTTTGTTGCCTTCATATGATGTGTTTGATGAAACAAGACATTTCGAAACAGCAGATTCGCTTCATTCGTTTCAGTTTAAAGGGAAAAAAATTCTCATCACCGTTTGCGAAGATATCTGGGGCGATCTCGAAGAGAATGGAAGAAAGCTTTATGCACGCGATCCTTTGGCTGCGTTTGTTTCGGATAAGCACGACTATATTGTAAATATTTCAGCGTCTCCATTTTATGCTGAAAAGTATGAACTCAGAGAAAAAATTTTACGCAACTTTGCAAAAAAAATGAAAACGCCGCTTGTCTATTGCAATCTTGTGGGTGGAAACGACGAAATTATTTTCGATGGCCGCAGTCTTGTTTTAAATGAAGAGGGAAAGGTGCTAGCACAGGCAAAAGCATTTGAAGAAGATTTTCTTGTGTACGATTTTTCTTCTTCGCAACCCAGTAAACAAAACTCTCTTTCTGAAACAGAAGAATTATATTTAGCCCTTAAGCTTGGCTTGCATGATTATGCTGCCAAAAGCAATTTTACTTCTGCAGTGCTTGGACTTTCAGGCGGAATCGATTCTGCTGTTGTGGCTTGTTTTGCAGCGGAGGTATTTGGGCCTCAAAATGTCACCGCCTATCTTTTGCCATCTCCGTATACGTTGCAGCAAAGCATTGATGATGCACACTTTCTGGCTGATGCCCTGAAAATAAAAACGAAAACAATTCGCATTGATGAAGTCTATGCTTCATACAGAAAATCACTTCACAGCGAACATGAAATAACACTTGTGGAGGAAAATCTTCAGGCAAGAATTCGTGGCAATATTTTAATGGCGCATTCAAACAAAACAGGTGATCTATTACTTTCCACTGGAAATAAATCTGAGTTGTCCGTTGGGTATTGCACCTTGTATGGTGATATGGCTGGCGGCTTGGCTGTGATTTCTGATGTGCCCAAAATGAAAGTCTATGAACTCGCGCAGCATTTTAATCGCAAACAAAATCTTATCCCACTATCCACCATAGAACGCCCGCCTAGTGCAGAGTTGCGGCCAGATCAAAAGGATGTGGATTCGCTTCCTCCGTATGAAGTATTGGATAAAATCCTTAAACTTTATATTGAAGAAAAAAAATCAGCTGAAGATATTCTTTCACTTGGATTTTCCGGCGAAGTGGTGAAAAAAGTTTTAACCCTCGTTGACAAAAATGAATACAAAAGAAGACAAGCCGCTCCTGGTTTAAAAGTTACTTCTAAGGCTTTTGGAATTGGAAGGCGCATTCCCATTGTTTGGAAATCATTCTAGGGATTAATCGAAAGAATAAAATGAGTGGAATTTTATACATTGTTGCAACCCCCATCGGAAACCTTGAAGACATCACGCTTCGCGCTCTTCGTGTTTTGAAAGAAGTTGATTTGATTGCAGCCGAAGATACACGGCAAACAAAAAAACTCTTAACACACTTTGCTATTTCCACTTCTCTCACCAGCTATTTTCAAGGGAACGAAAGAGGAAAGTTGGAAACTCTTGTTTCGGCGTTGGAAGAAGGAAAAAATATTGCGCTTGTCTCTGATGCAGGCACACCAGGTATTTCCGATCCAGGTTATCCGCTGATTCGTGAGGCGGTTTTCCGAGGGATAAAAGTTGAAGTTATTCCAGGTCCATGTGCAGCCATTTCAGCTCTTGTTGGAAGCGGGCTTCCCACCGATCGTTTTAGCTTCATCGGATTTTTGCCCGATAAACCTGGTAAACGTAAAAAAGTTTTAGAAGAACTTAAATCGTTTGAGCACACGCTGATTTTTTATGTCTCAAAATGGAAAATAGAAAAAACACTTCAAGATTGTTGTGAAGTATTTGGCAATAAACCTGCGGTGCTTGCAAGGGAACTCACAAAACTACACGAAGAATCACTCCGAGCTTCACTTGAAGAGCTGGCGGAAATCTGCTCACAAAGAGAACTAAAGGGCGAACTAGTTTTGCTCATTGGGAATGCATAAAAAAAGCCCCGCCAAATTGGAGGGGCTTTTCTGTTTGAGGTTTTAATTTCTTAGTGTGCAGCTTTTGCGTCTTTGTTGTCGTCGCCTTCAGTAAACTCGGCATCAACCACATTTTCATCTTGTTTTGCTTCGGCCTTCGCTTCACCGTCTCCTGCTTCAGCTTTGGCAGCATCTGCAGTTGCCTTGTACATGTGCTCGGCGAGTTTGTGTGAAGCTTGTGTGAGTTCTTCGCTTGAACTTTTAATTTCATCTATATTTTTTGACTCAATTGCTTTTTTTGTCTTTTCAAGGGCAGCTTCAACATTTTTAATGTCATCAGCAGAAAGTTTGTCTTTGTTTTCTTTCAGTGTTTTTTCTACCGAATGCACAAGCATGTCAGCTTGGTTTCTGGTTTCAACTTCTTCTTTTCTTTTTTTGTCTTCCGCTTCATGAGATTTTGCATCTTTTACCATTTTCTCAATTTCATCTTTAGAAAGACCAGTTCCAGATGATGAGGTAATGACAATTTTTTGTTCTTTTTGTGTTGCAAGATCTTTTGCGGAAACATTTACAATTCCGTTTGCATCAATATCAAAGGTTACCTCAATTTGTGGAACACCTTTTGGTGCAGATGGAATTCCTTCAAGGTTGAAGCGACCAAGTGTTCTGTTGTCAGCAGCCATTGCACGCTCACCTTGGAGCACGTGAATTTCAACGGAAGTTTGACTGTCGGCAGCCGTTGAAAAAACCTGGCTCTTACGAGTTGGAATGGTGGTATTGCGTTCGATGAGTGCAGTTGAAACTCCACCAAGGGTTTCAATACCAAGCGAAAGGGGAGTAACATCAAGAAGTAGCATGTCTTTTACATCACCAGCCAGCACACCCGCTTGTACAGCGGCTCCGGCGGCAACAACTTCATCTGGATTCACACCTTTATGAGGCTCTTTCCCGAAAAAGTTTTTCACAAGTTCTTGCACTTTTGGAATGCGAGTTGAGCCACCCACAAGAATCACTTCGTGAATTTCTGAAGCTTTTTTTCCTGCATCTTTCAGTGCTAACTCACAAGGTTTTAAGGTTTTATTCATGAGATCACCTACAAGTGCTTCAAATTTTGCACGAGTAAGTTTGATGTTCATGTGTTTTGGGCCAGATTGATCTGCAGTTAAGAAGGGAAGATTCACGTCTGTTTCCATGGTTGAACTCAATTCAATTTTTGCTTTTTCAGCAGCTTCTTTCAAACGCTGAAGCACCATTTTGTCTTTGGAAACATCGATGCCCTGATCTTTTTTGAATTCGTTGATGAGGTATTGAATGAGTTCTTCGTCGATGTTATCGCCGCCAAGATGGGTGTCACCATTTGTAGAAACTACTTCAACAACGTTCTCACCAATTTCAAGAATTGAAATATCAAACGTACCACCACCAAAATCGAAAACGGCAATGGTATGGTCTTTGTCTTTATCCAGCCCATAAGCAAGTGCTGCAGCGGTAGGTTCATTTACAATGCGTTTTACATCGAGGCCGGCAATTTTCCCAGCATCTTTGGTGGCTTGACGTTGGCTGTCGTTGAAGTAAGCAGGAACGGTGATAACCGCTTCTTTAACTTCTTCACCAAGATAGTTTTCGGCAGCGCGTTTCAATTTTCTTAAAATGTGAGCTGAAATTTCGGGAGGAGAAAGTTCTTTGTCTCCCACTTTGATTCTAGCGTCGCCATTTGCACCAGCAACAACATGATATGGCATTTTTTCAGCTTCCGTTTTTACTTCGGCATATTTATCGCCCATAAAACGCTTCACGGAAAAAATCGTTTTTTCTGGATTTGTAATAGACTGACGTTTTGCAGCTTGGCCCACGATGATCTCATCATCCTTAAACGCAACAACGGAGGGCGTTGTACGAGCACCTTCTTCGTTTGTGATAATTTTAGGTTCTCCACCTTCCATGATGGCTACTACCGAATTGGTGGTTCCAAGATCGATTCCAATGATTTTTCCCATTCTCTACTCCTTCAGTTTAGAAATGAACGTTATAAATGTAAGGCGAAGATGGGGGCTCAGTCTTCAGAGTCAAGCTAGCAAATTGATTTTTTTCACCTTTTTTGATTTTCCGAGCAATATCTTGACTTTAGAAGCAGAATCTCCAATTTAAGGGCTCATTTTTTCAGGATTATCAAGGAGTAAGGATGTCAAAACGCTGTTATTACGAGGTATTGT includes the following:
- a CDS encoding sterol-binding protein; its protein translation is MDVKTFLEEKVLTKLNENPDLIETISAPVALKLDDDAQMWIVDCTRHPATLVQGDAVNAVATILMDTATFESLAAGSLDPQMAFMMGKVKVDGDLGKAIKFGAVLT
- a CDS encoding NAD+ synthase; translated protein: MKIALGQINTTVADFSGNKAKIISCIRKAEKEKVDLLLFPELCVCGYPPRDLLERESFLHKCYEVIEELKQLKSDVALLIGAPEKNTSFKGRHLFNSAFLLHRGEQLFVQRKSLLPSYDVFDETRHFETADSLHSFQFKGKKILITVCEDIWGDLEENGRKLYARDPLAAFVSDKHDYIVNISASPFYAEKYELREKILRNFAKKMKTPLVYCNLVGGNDEIIFDGRSLVLNEEGKVLAQAKAFEEDFLVYDFSSSQPSKQNSLSETEELYLALKLGLHDYAAKSNFTSAVLGLSGGIDSAVVACFAAEVFGPQNVTAYLLPSPYTLQQSIDDAHFLADALKIKTKTIRIDEVYASYRKSLHSEHEITLVEENLQARIRGNILMAHSNKTGDLLLSTGNKSELSVGYCTLYGDMAGGLAVISDVPKMKVYELAQHFNRKQNLIPLSTIERPPSAELRPDQKDVDSLPPYEVLDKILKLYIEEKKSAEDILSLGFSGEVVKKVLTLVDKNEYKRRQAAPGLKVTSKAFGIGRRIPIVWKSF
- the rsmI gene encoding 16S rRNA (cytidine(1402)-2'-O)-methyltransferase → MSGILYIVATPIGNLEDITLRALRVLKEVDLIAAEDTRQTKKLLTHFAISTSLTSYFQGNERGKLETLVSALEEGKNIALVSDAGTPGISDPGYPLIREAVFRGIKVEVIPGPCAAISALVGSGLPTDRFSFIGFLPDKPGKRKKVLEELKSFEHTLIFYVSKWKIEKTLQDCCEVFGNKPAVLARELTKLHEESLRASLEELAEICSQRELKGELVLLIGNA
- a CDS encoding molecular chaperone DnaK gives rise to the protein MGKIIGIDLGTTNSVVAIMEGGEPKIITNEEGARTTPSVVAFKDDEIIVGQAAKRQSITNPEKTIFSVKRFMGDKYAEVKTEAEKMPYHVVAGANGDARIKVGDKELSPPEISAHILRKLKRAAENYLGEEVKEAVITVPAYFNDSQRQATKDAGKIAGLDVKRIVNEPTAAALAYGLDKDKDHTIAVFDFGGGTFDISILEIGENVVEVVSTNGDTHLGGDNIDEELIQYLINEFKKDQGIDVSKDKMVLQRLKEAAEKAKIELSSTMETDVNLPFLTADQSGPKHMNIKLTRAKFEALVGDLMNKTLKPCELALKDAGKKASEIHEVILVGGSTRIPKVQELVKNFFGKEPHKGVNPDEVVAAGAAVQAGVLAGDVKDMLLLDVTPLSLGIETLGGVSTALIERNTTIPTRKSQVFSTAADSQTSVEIHVLQGERAMAADNRTLGRFNLEGIPSAPKGVPQIEVTFDIDANGIVNVSAKDLATQKEQKIVITSSSGTGLSKDEIEKMVKDAKSHEAEDKKRKEEVETRNQADMLVHSVEKTLKENKDKLSADDIKNVEAALEKTKKAIESKNIDEIKSSSEELTQASHKLAEHMYKATADAAKAEAGDGEAKAEAKQDENVVDAEFTEGDDNKDAKAAH